The stretch of DNA TAATCGTATCATTAGCGCTGTAGGATGGCAATAGGGGAGAGGTGTCTAAAATTTCTTCTTCGCCTCGGGCAGATAATCCATGAGGCAATAAACTGGCACCAACAAGGCCGCCAGCCATCTTTTGTAAGAATGATCGTCTATTCTTATTTGACATATTTCGGCATGTTTTGATGCCTAAAGATAGGAAAAATAAAAAAGGTTTCGATCCTTAGCTCGAATTGACTAACCAAACCTCTCCACACTAGGCGACAAGGGAATCCCCGCTGCCAACTGCGGATCAGCCTCAGGCGACCCATACACCGTTTGCATAGGGATGACACCCGCCCAGATGGGCAATTCATAATCCTCCTTATCGTCTGAAGGGGGGCCGGTGCGGATTTTAGCGGAGCCCTGCTCGATGTCTACGACCAACACGGAGGTTGCCTTGAGCTCTATAGCATTAGGAATCCTGGCTTCTGCCCAGCGGCCTTTGTGGATATGTTCGGTGACGATTTCCAAAGCTTTCATTTTCTCCTCCTCCGAGGCCAGTCTGGCCGTTCCAAAGACGACGGCAGATCGATAATTGACAGAATGGTGGAATACGGAACGGGCGAGAACAATGCCATCGATAAAGGTCACAGTAATACAGACTGGAGCGCCACCTTGGAGATGCTGAATCATCCGACTGGTCGTTGCGCCATGCAAATAAATTTGGTCACCGTTTCGGCCATAGGCCGTTGGGATCACAAAGGGTTGCCCATCTATCGAAAAACCGACGTGAGCGATAAACCCGGCGTCTAATATTTCATATACCGTGGCCTTGTCGTAATGCCCTCGTTTAGGTACCCTTTTTACCGTATTTCGTTCTGTTTTCGGAAAATTTTCCATTGGATATAAGTTTACAAATACCGCTCTTTAATGATCTTTACATGGTGCACTTCATGGCCCGCAATGATATAAGCCAAGGCCAGGGGGCTGATCGGTGAGTCACTCGCCCTGCCCAACTGCTCCCAGGCGTCAGCAGGTAAATTAGCGAAAAGCTGCAAACTGGCTTCCCTTACTGCTGCGTACTCCGCCAGAAGGGAAGCTGGACTTCTCTCGTTGGCATTAGAATATAAGACAAAAGGATCTTGGTCAAATCCAGGCAATGGCGTAGTATCATGCCTGCCTACCCTTAGTGCCCGGTAGGCAAATACCCTTTCGGCATCGATGATATGCAGTAAAACTTCCTTGATGGTCCACTTGTCATTTGCATAACGGTAATCCCAGTGCTTTGCAGCTAAACCTTGAAAAAAAGCCGGGATAGTTTTGCTTTGTTGAGAAAGGATAGATAGAATATCACCGTCCCCTACTTTGCCTATATAGGTCTCATAATAGGGGTTGTATTCATTGCTTTCAGGTCTTTTTTTCATGAAGCGAAAAGATTTTGTTGTTTTTTTGTCTACAATATTATAGTTTAACCGGAGGATTTAAGTAATCCATTTTTTAACAAAATGATGGTCCGGTGTTGCCTTGGAAAACAATTATCCATATTGATCGTGCAAGTAGCAAAGCGGTGTATTTGCAAATTGTAAATGCAATTGTTCGAGAAATTAGCCAGGGGCGATTGCAATCAGGGCAGCGATTGCCTGGTACCCGAAAACTGGCAGAATTGCTCTCCATTAATCGCAAAACGGCCATTATAGCTTATGAAGAATTAATGGCGCAGGGCTGGATAGAAATTGCTTCTTCCAGCGGAACTTTTGTAGCAGACCATCTTTCCATCAAGCGCGTCGAAAAATTACCTACACCATTTGTTAGGAGCAAAATACCACCGCCAACAGCTGTTTTACCAGGCTATTTACCGGAAGTAGAATTATATAAAACGCCACCGCCGCATCACCTCCAGTTAAATGATGGCATTCCGGATGTACGTTTGGTCCCGATGAACAATTTACTAAAATATTACCGGGCGGCCATTAACAGTTTTGTGGGACGCAAATTATTAGGCTATGGAGATGTACAAGGACAGATAAAATTGCGAGAAGTATTAGCTCAATACCTCCACCAAACCAGGGGATTGAATTGTAATGCAGATCAAATTATGATTACCAGAGGGAGTAATATGGCCATTTTTCTTAGCTTCTATACCCTTTTGCAAGCAGGTGATAAAGTGGTGGTAACTAGCCCTAACTATCGGTCGGCTAATTGGGCGGTATTGGCTACCGGCGGGCAATTGGTGACGGTGGGCGTAGATGAGTCTGGCATAAAAGTCGAGGAAGTTGGTGCTATTTGCAAGAAAGAAAAAATACGAGCTGTTTATGTAACCCCTCACCATCATTATCCCACTACGGTTACCTTGAGTGCCGAACGTCGGATGCAATTATTGGCCTTGGCGGAGCAATATGATTTTGTGATTTTAGAAGATGACTACGACTATTCTTTTCGTTATGATAGTGCCCCGATTCTGCCTTTGGCTAGTGTAGACAATAGCGGCCATGTTTTCTATATAGGTTCGCTTAGTAAGCTATTGGCACCAGCCATTCGCGTGGGGTATTTGGTTGCCCCAGCGCAGGTGATAGCGCAAATGACCAAAATTCGCCGATTGATTGATCGGCAAGGCGATCTCCCCATGGAATATGCGCTGGCTCAGTTCATACAAGACGGGGAATTACAGCGGCACCTGAAAAAAGTTGTTAAAATTTACCACAAGCGCAGGGATTTATTTTGTCAGTTGTTGGAAGCGCACCTTGCTGATTTTCTTCAATTTAAACAGCCAGAAGGCGGGATGTCTATCTGGGGGCAATTTTTGCATCCTACCGATTACCATACCCTAATCGAAGCTTGTCTTCGTCACGGCCTTTACCTCAATGTGGCGCATGAATTTCTGGAAACACACCGTGGCCTCCGCTTGGGCTTCGCTTCTTTAAATGAAAAGGAAATGGAAGAAGTCATTGAGATTTTGGCCAAGTGCCTTGTAAAATAAAAAGAGGAACCAGCTTGATGCCGACTCCTCTTGTCCAAAGCCTATTTGTAGCTTAGGTTCGTTTATTCCTTATCAAATCTTATTTCTTGTATCACCGTTTTTTCTCCACTCATTTTCATGTAAATGTAGACTCGGTAGGTCATGTCAGAGGTAACCAGGTTCCCAATACAGTATTGGGAATCATTTGTAGGGGCTGAACCATGATGGAGTTGACTGAAAGACTTTGGTTGATGCTTTGCAAAAAAATCTTTTAGCATTTGTATTGCTTGCGCTTTACTGTAAATGTCTTCTTGATCAAGCACCGATAACTCAATGGAGTTGTCAAAAAAGGCCCCCAAAGCATCCGCATCTCCTGTGTTCATGGCACGGGTAATACCTGCCAAACTGAAATCGTTGGTGGCATTAAGGGATGAAAAAATCATTAAAAATAATAGCGTTTTCATGGTATTGCTATTTGATTATCAGTATGTGATTCAATAATACATTGAATTTAATACTAATGTATTCAAAAAGATTGACATTTATCTTTAAATTCTCAATCTATCATTGTGACGGTTATCTGTCATAGAAGTAACGCCTGGTCATCGGGAAAGGCTGAATGTTTGTACTGATATAACGGATTAAAATGTTATTTCGTACTTCTCTAGGCATATATTTTCTTGTTGATTTGCTTTAAAAATTTGATATTCAATGATTTAATGATCGAGGGTTGGCTGTTGAATTGGACTTAAAACTCAATTTGTTAAAGGTTTCTAAAGATTTACCTTTAGCTTCGTGGCATTTTTACACTTAGTTGCTATTTTTGTCTCCTATGAAGAATAATCACGTCCTTTTAGTCATTTTAGACGGCTGGGGTCATGGCCCAAATGCCGCAGTTAGCGCCATTGCTCAGGCCAATACCCCATTTGTGGATAGTTTATATGAAAAATATCCACACTCCGAACTTATTACCTATGGTGAAGAAGTGGGCTTGCCTGACGGCCAAATGGGCAATTCAGAGGTAGGCCATCTCAATATCGGAGCGGGCAGGGTAGTGTACCAGGAATTAGCCCGGATCAATAAGGCTGTTAGGGATGGCAGTCTGGCCGAGAATAAAGTATTGGTAGCTGGAATGGAATATGCCTTGCGAGAAGACAAGGCCCTACACCTTTTCGGATTGGTCTCAGACGGCGGTGTACATTCTCATATCAACCACTTGAAAGCCTTGTGCGATATTGCGGAGCAAAAAGGGCTCAAGAAGGTCTATATCCATGCCTTTATGGATGGCAGGGATACCGATCCTAGAGGCGGGTTGCAGTACCTGAAAACACTTTTGGCGCATACGCAAAACTTGTCAGCTCAACTGGCAACGGTTATTGGTAGATATTACGCTATGGACCGGGATAAGCGCTGGGAAAGGGTGAAATTGACCTATGATCTGCTCGTGAAAGGGGATGGTGAACCAACGGAGGATGTCCTGGAACTCATTCAGCAGCGCTATGAAGCTGGCGAAACAGATGAGTTTTTAAAGCCTATCCAGTGCATGGGGAAAGATGGAGCGCCCTTGCCTGCTATTCAGGATGGGGATGCCGTGCTTTGTTTTAACTTCAGAACTGATCGCCCACGTGAAATTAGCGAAGTCCTCACGCAAAGGGACCTGCCGGAATTTGGCATGAAAAAACTGCGCTTGTATTATATGACGATGACGCGATATGATGATACATACGAGCATGTTCATGTTTTATTCACAAAAGATGACCTGAAAAATACCTTGGGCGAGGTATTGTCTGCCGCAGGAAAAACGCAGGTGCGCATCGCCGAGACGGAAAAGTATCCACATGTCACCTTCTTTTTTTCAGGTGGTAGAGAAGCTGCTTTTCCTGGCGAACGGCGGATCATGATCCCTTCTCCCAAGGTAGCTACCTATGACTTAAAGCCAGAGATGAGTGCTAATGAGCTAACCGAAGCCATTGTAGCAGATATTAATACCAATCAGCCTGATTTCATTTGCCTAAATTATGCCAATACAGATATGGTTGGGCATACAGGTGTTTTTTCAGCAGCCGTCAAAGCGGCAGAAACGGTTGACAAATGTGTGGAACAACTCATTACGACTGCTTTAGCACATGACTATACGGCTATCATTATTGCCGACCATGGGAATTCTGATTATATGATTAATGAGGATGGTTCACCGAATACGGCTCATACCAAGAACCCTGTGCCTTGTATTTTTGTTAGAAAGGATACAAGGGGAATACAGCTGAAAAATGGTAAG from Saprospiraceae bacterium encodes:
- a CDS encoding pyridoxamine 5'-phosphate oxidase family protein, with the protein product MENFPKTERNTVKRVPKRGHYDKATVYEILDAGFIAHVGFSIDGQPFVIPTAYGRNGDQIYLHGATTSRMIQHLQGGAPVCITVTFIDGIVLARSVFHHSVNYRSAVVFGTARLASEEEKMKALEIVTEHIHKGRWAEARIPNAIELKATSVLVVDIEQGSAKIRTGPPSDDKEDYELPIWAGVIPMQTVYGSPEADPQLAAGIPLSPSVERFG
- a CDS encoding DinB family protein; amino-acid sequence: MKKRPESNEYNPYYETYIGKVGDGDILSILSQQSKTIPAFFQGLAAKHWDYRYANDKWTIKEVLLHIIDAERVFAYRALRVGRHDTTPLPGFDQDPFVLYSNANERSPASLLAEYAAVREASLQLFANLPADAWEQLGRASDSPISPLALAYIIAGHEVHHVKIIKERYL
- a CDS encoding PLP-dependent aminotransferase family protein; its protein translation is MLPWKTIIHIDRASSKAVYLQIVNAIVREISQGRLQSGQRLPGTRKLAELLSINRKTAIIAYEELMAQGWIEIASSSGTFVADHLSIKRVEKLPTPFVRSKIPPPTAVLPGYLPEVELYKTPPPHHLQLNDGIPDVRLVPMNNLLKYYRAAINSFVGRKLLGYGDVQGQIKLREVLAQYLHQTRGLNCNADQIMITRGSNMAIFLSFYTLLQAGDKVVVTSPNYRSANWAVLATGGQLVTVGVDESGIKVEEVGAICKKEKIRAVYVTPHHHYPTTVTLSAERRMQLLALAEQYDFVILEDDYDYSFRYDSAPILPLASVDNSGHVFYIGSLSKLLAPAIRVGYLVAPAQVIAQMTKIRRLIDRQGDLPMEYALAQFIQDGELQRHLKKVVKIYHKRRDLFCQLLEAHLADFLQFKQPEGGMSIWGQFLHPTDYHTLIEACLRHGLYLNVAHEFLETHRGLRLGFASLNEKEMEEVIEILAKCLVK
- a CDS encoding DUF4783 domain-containing protein; the protein is MKTLLFLMIFSSLNATNDFSLAGITRAMNTGDADALGAFFDNSIELSVLDQEDIYSKAQAIQMLKDFFAKHQPKSFSQLHHGSAPTNDSQYCIGNLVTSDMTYRVYIYMKMSGEKTVIQEIRFDKE
- the gpmI gene encoding 2,3-bisphosphoglycerate-independent phosphoglycerate mutase → MKNNHVLLVILDGWGHGPNAAVSAIAQANTPFVDSLYEKYPHSELITYGEEVGLPDGQMGNSEVGHLNIGAGRVVYQELARINKAVRDGSLAENKVLVAGMEYALREDKALHLFGLVSDGGVHSHINHLKALCDIAEQKGLKKVYIHAFMDGRDTDPRGGLQYLKTLLAHTQNLSAQLATVIGRYYAMDRDKRWERVKLTYDLLVKGDGEPTEDVLELIQQRYEAGETDEFLKPIQCMGKDGAPLPAIQDGDAVLCFNFRTDRPREISEVLTQRDLPEFGMKKLRLYYMTMTRYDDTYEHVHVLFTKDDLKNTLGEVLSAAGKTQVRIAETEKYPHVTFFFSGGREAAFPGERRIMIPSPKVATYDLKPEMSANELTEAIVADINTNQPDFICLNYANTDMVGHTGVFSAAVKAAETVDKCVEQLITTALAHDYTAIIIADHGNSDYMINEDGSPNTAHTKNPVPCIFVRKDTRGIQLKNGKLGDLAPTILHLFDLPVPAEMDGELLVQGDN